The Solanum lycopersicum chromosome 6, SLM_r2.1 genome has a window encoding:
- the LOC101245856 gene encoding binding partner of ACD11 1-like → MSVKTVQVNNVSLGAKEQDIKEFFSFSGDIEYLEMKGESERSQVAYVTFKDPQSAETAVLLSGATIVDQSISIVLAPEYKLPPTASVSPVPNETTTAPAAGSAIQKAEDVVSSMLAKGFILGKDAVGKAKALDERHKITSTTSATVASIDQKYGLSEKITTGATIVNHKVKEMDQKFQVSEKSKSAFAAAEQTVSNAGSAIMKNRYALTGVTWAAGALSRVTKAAGEVGQKTKEKLAEEERRTFTKGHAQENTATSTKGSVQQQAADSAKGDVQELTPASAKGDVQELAAASAKGDVQELATASAKGDVHELAAASAKSDVQEHAATSAKSDVQEVAATSAKQEHTETQTGVEESTNPSLPPKA, encoded by the exons ATGTCG GTTAAAACAGTGCAAGTGAACAATGTTTCTTTGGGTGCTAAAGAGCAAGATATCAAGGAGTTCTTCTCCTTCTCTGGGGATATTGAATATTTAGAGATGAAAGG tgagAGTGAGCGATCACAAGTTGCTTATGTAACATTCAAGGATCCTCAGAGTGCAGAGACCGCAGTTCTTCTTTCA GGAGCTACAATTGTTGATCAGTCCATCTCAATAGTCCTAGCACCCGAGTACAAGCTCCCACCTACAGCTTCAGTATCACCAGTT CCAAATGAAACCACCACTGCACCCGCTGCTGGATCTGCTATTCAAAAGGCAGAGGATGTAGTCAGCAGCATGTTGGCAAAGGGCTTTATCTTGGGCAAGGACGCAGTTGGCAAAGCCAAGGCACTAGACGAGAGACACAAGATCACATCCACTACCTCAGCCACAGTTGCTTCTATAGACCAAAAATATGGCCTTAGTGAGAAAATCACTACAGGAGCGACGATTGTGAACCACAAAGTGAAAGAAATGGACCAGAAGTTCCAAGTCTCAGAAAAGTCAAAATCTGCTTTTGCAGCTGCTGAACAGACAGTTAGCAATGCTGGATCTGCCATCATGAAGAACAGATATGCTTTGACCGGTGTAACTTGGGCTGCAGGTGCATTAAGTCGAGTCACTAAGGCTGCCGGGGAAGTGGGACAGAAGACAAAGGAAAAACTGgctgaagaagaaagaagaacttTTACTAAAGGTCATGCACAAGAAAATACTGCAACTTCAACAAAAGGTAGTGTGCAACAACAAGCTGCAGATTCCGCTAAAGGTGATGTCCAAGAACTCACTCCAGCTTCTGCTAAAGGTGATGTGCAAGAACTTGCTGCAGCTTCTGCTAAAGGTGATGTGCAAGAACTTGCTACAGCTTCTGCTAAAGGTGATGTACACGAACTTGCTGCAGCTTCTGCCAAAAGTGATGTGCAAGAGCATGCTGCAACTTCTGCTAAAAGTGATGTGCAAGAAGTTGCAGCAACTTCTGCAAAACAAGAACATACCGAGACTCAAACCGGAGTTGAGGAATCCACCAATCCCTCTCTTCCACCAAAAGCTTAA
- the LOC101245557 gene encoding FAS1 domain-containing protein SELMODRAFT_448915-like — MARYHMILTFLVKLLLSSVSAATNSTSDIRQAIEEMRTANYFTFIMLINMAPDDLVKGNITFLMPRDKTLSQTLIQENNVVDFLQRHSLPSPLLFDHLQHFPTGSMIPTSKPDLFLRVNNSGYMHLFLNNARVVSPNICTKSASIRCHGIDQVLEGATLPSEHNNTSLPVPPPCDHNITIPPFGLVAPPPVMSPPSAAQPVSSNISPIPSSTPPLKSAVSLSKTGITGLIWLLMAVKLSL; from the coding sequence ATGGCCAGATATCATATGATCTTGACATTCCTTGTAAAGTTGCTGCTGTCATCTGTCTCTGCTGCTACAAACAGTACCTCAGACATTCGCCAAGCCATCGAGGAGATGAGGACAGCAAATTATTTCACCTTTATAATGCTGATTAACATGGCCCCTGATGACCTTGTAAAAGGAAACATCACTTTCTTGATGCCAAGAGATAAGACACTGTCCCAAACACTAATACAAGAAAACAACGTGGTAGATTTCTTGCAACGACATTCCTTACCATCACCGTTGCTTTTTGACCACCTCCAACACTTCCCAACAGGATCCATGATACCAACTTCAAAACCTGACCTTTTCCTCAGAGTCAACAATTCTGGATACATGCATTTGTTTCTCAACAATGCTCGAGTCGTTAGTCCAAATATCTGCACTAAAAGTGCTTCCATCAGATGCCATGGCATTGATCAAGTCCTGGAAGGTGCCACTTTGCCATCTGAACATAATAATACCAGTCTTCCTGTGCCTCCACCTTGTGATCATAACATTACGATCCCGCCTTTTGGGCTGGTTGCACCACCTCCTGTAATGTCACCACCATCTGCAGCACAGCCAGTAAGTAGCAACATTAGTCCGATTCCATCATCAACTCCACCTCTGAAATCTGCAGTATCTTTAAGTAAAACCGGAATAACTGGGCTTATTTGGTTGCTGATGGCCGTGAAGTTATCTCTTTGA